The following proteins come from a genomic window of Deinococcus cellulosilyticus NBRC 106333 = KACC 11606:
- a CDS encoding sulfite oxidase heme-binding subunit YedZ: MAPSATIGALLPLPVMVYDAFTGQLGANPLQRAEQQTGLLSLTLILLSLACTPLRLLASRLGTRLLWPARVRKTLGLTGALYALIHLGIYLLDRGPGLLDFLQDALKRPYITVGLTAFLLLIPLVLTSRKDSVRKMGFVRWQRLHRLTYLVGALGVLHYWWSVKEDHTPPLIAAGILLVLFALRFVKKRSR; the protein is encoded by the coding sequence GTGGCCCCTTCTGCCACCATCGGGGCCCTCCTGCCCTTGCCAGTGATGGTGTATGACGCCTTCACAGGTCAACTGGGTGCCAACCCCCTGCAGCGCGCCGAGCAGCAAACCGGACTGCTGTCCCTGACGCTCATCCTGCTGTCCCTGGCCTGCACCCCACTGAGACTCCTGGCGTCACGTCTGGGCACCCGCCTGCTGTGGCCTGCGCGGGTGCGCAAAACACTGGGCCTCACCGGAGCGCTGTACGCCCTGATTCACCTGGGGATTTACCTGCTTGACCGGGGTCCAGGTCTGCTGGATTTCCTGCAAGATGCCCTCAAGCGCCCGTACATCACCGTGGGCCTGACCGCTTTCTTGCTCCTGATCCCCCTGGTGCTGACCAGCCGGAAAGACAGCGTGCGCAAGATGGGTTTCGTGCGCTGGCAGAGGCTGCACCGCCTGACGTACCTGGTGGGCGCTCTGGGGGTCTTGCATTACTGGTGGTCGGTGAAAGAAGACCACACGCCTCCTTTGATTGCTGCAGGGATTCTGCTGGTGCTTTTTGCACTGCGGTTTGTGAAGAAGCGCAGCCGTTAA
- the msrP gene encoding protein-methionine-sulfoxide reductase catalytic subunit MsrP — MNPDDPNKNPSSLLKTRREILRQGVLTTVGALGLATGLELLTRRPGVVAAAAPTCALPRKIYQGPYDTREPVSAIEDITGYNNYYEFGTGKSDPARNAGRLKTRPWSVVIDGMVKKPQTVDIDTLQGWFPLEDRLYRMRCVEGWSLVIPWMGFPLAALLRRIEPTSKARYVKFTALADPKQMPGVKAGILDWPYVEGLRLDEAMHPLTLLAVGLDGKILPNQNGAPLRLVVPWKYGFKNIKAITRITLTDKQPATTWSLIAPHEYGFYANVNPEVDHPRWSQATERRIGELSRRPTLPFNGYAEEVAHLYKGMDLRRYF, encoded by the coding sequence ATGAACCCTGATGACCCCAATAAAAATCCATCCAGCCTGTTGAAGACCCGTCGTGAAATCCTCAGGCAGGGGGTGCTCACCACCGTTGGCGCTCTGGGTCTGGCCACCGGTCTGGAACTCCTGACCCGCCGCCCGGGCGTTGTGGCTGCTGCGGCCCCCACCTGTGCACTTCCCAGGAAGATCTATCAGGGGCCCTACGACACCAGAGAACCGGTGAGTGCCATCGAGGACATCACCGGGTACAACAACTACTACGAATTTGGCACCGGCAAGTCGGACCCGGCCCGCAATGCAGGCAGACTCAAGACCCGCCCGTGGTCGGTGGTGATTGACGGCATGGTCAAAAAACCCCAGACCGTGGACATCGACACCCTGCAAGGCTGGTTTCCCCTCGAAGACCGCCTGTACCGCATGCGTTGCGTGGAAGGCTGGAGCCTGGTGATCCCCTGGATGGGTTTCCCTCTGGCGGCCCTGCTGAGGCGAATTGAGCCCACCTCCAAAGCCCGCTACGTGAAATTCACTGCACTGGCCGACCCCAAACAGATGCCCGGGGTCAAGGCGGGCATCCTGGACTGGCCTTACGTGGAGGGCCTCAGGCTGGATGAAGCCATGCACCCCCTCACCCTGCTGGCGGTGGGTCTGGACGGCAAGATCCTGCCCAACCAGAACGGTGCGCCCCTCAGGCTGGTGGTGCCGTGGAAGTACGGGTTCAAGAACATCAAGGCCATCACCCGCATCACCCTGACCGACAAACAACCCGCCACCACCTGGAGCCTGATCGCTCCCCACGAATACGGTTTTTATGCCAACGTGAACCCCGAAGTGGACCACCCCCGCTGGAGCCAGGCCACCGAGCGCCGCATCGGGGAACTCTCCCGCAGACCAACTTTGCCCTTCAACGGTTACGCCGAGGAGGTGGCCCACCTGTACAAGGGCATGGACCTCAGGAGGTACTTCTGA